A DNA window from Anaerocolumna sp. AGMB13020 contains the following coding sequences:
- a CDS encoding ABC transporter permease, protein MSNLLRSDFYRLFKSKSFYICMAVEACLFILGIVVLYLMQNSDPTMVITDPSSGIDYGMSALFGSDLIMLIGIVVGIFVTAEFSHGTMKNVVSKGYSKVYIYLSKLITMIVASYIFIAAVLLVGTISATIVTGNLGDFSGDYVIWMFKTLGIEMLLYASVTSLFLMLSMVVKNLGGVIAINIIYALMAERLIFTLLQYVVKSKIKFTEYSLLNNISFYASDAATGSDYLRSAIVGLVVLAGTTVLGIWAFKKSDIK, encoded by the coding sequence ATGTCTAATTTATTGCGTTCTGATTTTTATCGTTTGTTTAAAAGCAAGTCCTTTTATATTTGCATGGCCGTGGAGGCCTGTCTCTTTATCCTGGGTATCGTGGTGTTATATCTTATGCAGAACTCAGATCCCACTATGGTAATTACTGATCCCTCAAGCGGAATTGACTACGGTATGAGTGCTTTATTCGGCAGTGATCTTATTATGCTGATTGGGATTGTTGTAGGCATATTCGTAACCGCAGAATTCAGCCATGGAACTATGAAAAATGTAGTATCAAAAGGGTACTCAAAGGTTTACATATACCTTTCCAAACTGATTACTATGATAGTTGCCTCTTATATATTCATTGCTGCCGTTCTATTAGTGGGAACGATCAGTGCAACAATTGTGACCGGTAATCTGGGTGATTTTTCCGGTGATTATGTAATCTGGATGTTTAAGACACTTGGTATAGAAATGCTCTTATATGCAAGTGTTACTTCCTTATTTCTGATGCTTTCTATGGTTGTAAAAAATCTTGGCGGAGTCATTGCAATAAATATTATTTACGCTCTCATGGCAGAACGTTTGATTTTCACCTTACTCCAATATGTTGTTAAAAGCAAAATTAAATTCACAGAATACAGTTTGTTAAACAACATCTCTTTCTACGCTTCAGATGCAGCCACCGGATCAGACTATTTAAGGTCAGCTATCGTTGGCCTCGTAGTATTAGCAGGAACCACCGTGCTGGGAATCTGGGCCTTCAAAAAATCTGATATAAAATAG
- a CDS encoding ATP-binding cassette domain-containing protein, whose protein sequence is MEYVLQTKDLTKVFGKRTAVSGLNLNVYKGDIYGFIGRNGAGKTTFIRMVAGLARPSKGSIQLFESDDLDTQRRKTGTMIENPAVFPQMTAKQNLHYYCRLLGLDPAAKIPEMLNLVGLSDTGKKKAKNFSLGMKQRLAIGISLLGDPEFLMLDEPINGLDPTGIKEIRELILHLNRERKITILISSHILGELSRIANRYGVINNGVMVTEFTNEELEQRCLGELEIKVDKTDEAVNIITGMLEKDAVKVLDEHTIRVSKNLEKAGAINTELAKNGITVNSSSIVGQDLEAYFMQLMESTEKSYV, encoded by the coding sequence ATGGAATATGTACTGCAAACAAAAGACCTCACAAAGGTGTTTGGTAAAAGAACCGCAGTAAGTGGTCTGAATCTCAACGTTTATAAAGGTGATATTTATGGATTTATCGGCCGAAACGGTGCCGGTAAAACTACATTTATTCGAATGGTAGCTGGTCTTGCCCGTCCCAGCAAAGGATCAATTCAGTTATTTGAAAGTGATGATTTAGATACACAAAGAAGAAAGACAGGCACAATGATAGAGAATCCAGCAGTCTTCCCTCAAATGACTGCAAAGCAGAATCTTCATTATTATTGCAGATTGCTAGGGCTTGACCCCGCAGCAAAAATACCTGAGATGTTAAACCTTGTAGGTTTATCTGATACCGGTAAGAAGAAAGCAAAGAACTTTTCCCTGGGTATGAAACAACGGCTTGCCATAGGTATCTCTTTGCTTGGCGATCCGGAATTTTTAATGTTAGATGAGCCGATTAACGGACTTGACCCTACCGGCATCAAAGAAATCCGTGAGCTGATCCTTCATTTGAACAGGGAAAGAAAGATTACTATACTCATCTCCAGCCATATTCTTGGAGAGCTTTCCAGGATAGCTAACCGTTATGGTGTCATTAATAATGGAGTTATGGTAACAGAGTTTACCAATGAAGAGCTGGAACAGCGCTGTTTAGGAGAACTGGAAATAAAGGTTGATAAAACCGATGAAGCAGTAAATATAATCACCGGAATGCTAGAGAAAGACGCCGTTAAGGTCTTGGATGAGCATACGATACGGGTATCCAAGAATCTGGAAAAGGCGGGTGCCATTAATACTGAACTTGCCAAAAATGGTATAACTGTTAATTCCAGTTCAATTGTCGGTCAGGATTTAGAAGCATATTTTATGCAGCTAATGGAGAGTACTGAGAAAAGTTATGTTTAG
- a CDS encoding AraC family transcriptional regulator: MPRKKRSIVEYRHYNLPLSFPILLLSGERWRISEVKSSNLHFHNCLEIGICLAESGIIDIEGVPHTFKEGDVTCIPRHIPHTTFSSPGEESLWVYIFVDPEELFRDMFRDSVENFESPMSPIRHYKYIMNKQEYPKVYFLAKTIADELKEQKFNYQASVKGLMLSLYTELLRIHSAENQNTAKNKPKDESVVIIADAINFIHRNYMQPITIEDLADMCHLSVSHFRRTFHSIMGAAPLDFLNSTRIDEACRLLRSTEDSILSISGQVGFHSISSFNRCFTKLTGSSPRVWRNTTLQSEAKSSKATILEFTGWM, from the coding sequence ATGCCGAGAAAGAAGAGATCGATCGTTGAATACCGCCACTACAATTTGCCACTAAGTTTCCCTATATTGCTATTGTCCGGCGAACGTTGGAGAATATCAGAGGTGAAAAGCTCTAACCTGCATTTCCATAATTGTCTTGAAATTGGTATTTGTCTGGCGGAAAGCGGAATTATAGATATTGAAGGTGTTCCCCATACCTTCAAAGAAGGAGATGTAACCTGTATACCAAGGCACATCCCCCATACCACCTTTAGTTCTCCGGGAGAAGAGAGCCTTTGGGTATATATCTTTGTAGATCCGGAAGAACTTTTCAGAGATATGTTCAGAGATTCCGTAGAAAATTTTGAAAGTCCCATGTCGCCTATCAGGCATTACAAATATATTATGAATAAGCAGGAATATCCCAAGGTGTATTTTCTGGCAAAGACAATCGCGGATGAGTTAAAGGAGCAGAAATTCAACTACCAGGCAAGTGTCAAGGGACTGATGCTTTCACTGTATACTGAACTTCTGCGTATTCACAGTGCTGAGAATCAGAATACTGCTAAGAATAAGCCAAAAGACGAAAGTGTTGTAATTATTGCGGATGCCATAAATTTTATACACAGAAATTATATGCAGCCAATAACAATAGAAGATTTAGCCGATATGTGCCATTTGAGTGTAAGCCATTTCAGAAGAACCTTTCACTCCATAATGGGTGCAGCACCCCTGGATTTCTTAAACAGTACAAGAATTGATGAAGCCTGCAGACTTCTTAGAAGTACAGAGGACAGTATCTTAAGTATATCAGGTCAGGTTGGCTTTCATTCCATCTCAAGTTTTAACCGATGTTTTACAAAGCTTACCGGTTCGTCTCCCAGAGTGTGGAGAAACACCACGCTGCAATCGGAAGCCAAATCCTCAAAGGCAACCATTCTGGAATTTACCGGGTGGATGTAA